The following is a genomic window from Pedobacter sp. KBS0701.
AAAATACCTTCAACTGCAGCAAAAGCCACTAAACGTTCGGCAAAAGTTCCGTTTTCAATCCAGCGTAAAGCCCATTCTGCTTTTCTTTTTACCGCAGGCACGGTATCAATCGCATGGAACAAACGGTCTTTTTCTTCAGGATCTTTAATATAAGTATCGATTAATAAAGCATAGGTTTCGGCGTGAATGTTTTCCATCATAATCTGAAAACCATAAAAACAACGTGCTTCTGGCAATTGAACCTCACTCATGAAGTTTACGGCAAGGTTTTCGTTTACAATACCATCACTAGCAGAAAAGAAAGCAAGGATATGCGAAATGAAATGTCTTTCGCCATCATTTAAATTGTCCCAGTGTTTCTGGTCGTCAGAAAGATCAATCTCTTCTGCTGTCCAAAAACTAGCTTCGGTCTTTTTATACATTTCCCAGATTGCCGGATACTTGATCGGCAAAAGCACAAATCTGTCTTTGTTTTCTTGTAGTAATAATTCCTGTTCCATACGCTGATGTTTTTAAATCTATTTTTAACAGAGCCGACAAAGACACGCATCCATCAATTTTATATGATGATTGTAATGTCTTTTATCAAAACGCTGTTGTGAAAGTGCTAACCCTTTTGCTTGGCGAACAACTGAATTTTTAGTTAAGGAAATTTAAAATTACAATCGGGATGTTGTATGTATAAACTACTAAAAATTAAGCTTTTATATTTGTTTCCAAACGCAAGAAGTTAAAGAACTTTGTTATAACAAATATATATACGCCGGTCCTTTTTAGTGTACCAAAGTTGTTAACACC
Proteins encoded in this region:
- a CDS encoding ribonucleoside-diphosphate reductase small subunit, producing MEQELLLQENKDRFVLLPIKYPAIWEMYKKTEASFWTAEEIDLSDDQKHWDNLNDGERHFISHILAFFSASDGIVNENLAVNFMSEVQLPEARCFYGFQIMMENIHAETYALLIDTYIKDPEEKDRLFHAIDTVPAVKRKAEWALRWIENGTFAERLVAFAAVEGIFFSGSFCSIFWLKKRGLMPGLTFSNELISRDEGSHCEFACLLYSMLSNKLSEEQVHGIISDAVEIEKEFITDALPVALIGMNAKLMSQYIEFVADRWLQELGYKKIYNATNPFDFMEMISLQGKTNFFEKRVGDYQKSGVLTAADNNKQAFSLDEDF